From a region of the Cucumis sativus cultivar 9930 chromosome 6, Cucumber_9930_V3, whole genome shotgun sequence genome:
- the LOC101206015 gene encoding fumarylacetoacetase codes for MDLKSFIEVQPDSHFPIQNLPYGVFRTAPDLPPRPGVAIGEYVLDLSEIASAGLFDGPLLKNSDCFNQPNLNKFLSLGRPAWKEARATLQKLLSSTEPTLRDNEALRLKSLIPLKQVNMVLPVAIHDYTDFFSSMHHAKNCGTIFRGPVDPIVPNWFHLPIAYHGRASSIVISGTEIVRPRGQSRPVGDSPPPFGPSAKLDFELEMAAVVGTGNLLGKPVDINEAEDHIFGLVLMNDWSARDIQAWEYVPLGPFLGKSFGTTISPWIVTLEALEPFKCDAPKQDPAPLPYLTEKESKNYDISLEVRIRPAGESDAHIVSKSNFKHLYWTLPQQLAHHTVNGCNLQPGDLLGTGTISGPEPESLGCLLELTWNGEKPLELANGLHRKFLEDGDEVVFTGQCEGDGYTVGFGTCAGKILPSAEEKDLINYKS; via the exons ATGGATCTCAAGTCCTTTATCGAAGTTCAACCAGACTCTCACTTCCCCATTCAGAATCTCCCTTACGGAGTATTCCGGACTGCTCCTGATTTGCCTCCCCGCCCTGGTGTCGCTATCGGCGAGTACGTGTTGGACCTCTCTGAGATCGCCTCCGCTGGCCTCTTCGACGGTCCTCTCCTCAAGAACTCCGATTGCTTTAACCAG CCTAATCTGAACAAGTTTCTGTCTCTGGGACGGCCTGCTTGGAAGGAAGCTCGTGCAACGCTTCAAAAACTGTTATCGT CCACTGAACCAACCTTGCGTGACAACGAAGCTTTAAGGTTGAAGTCACTTATTCCATTG AAACAAGTAAACATGGTTCTTCCCGTGGCCATTCACGACTACACGGACTTTTTTTCGTCTATGCATCATGCAAAAAATTGTGGAACTATTTTCCGTGGCCCTGTGGACCCGATTGTTCCCAACTG GTTCCACCTTCCAATTGCATATCATGGACGTGCATCATCTATTGTCATCTCCGGGACAGAAATTGTTCGACCCCG AGGCCAGAGTAGACCAGTCGGAGATTCTCCACCACCTTTTGGCCCTTCTGCTAAGTTGGATTTTGAACTGGAAATG GCTGCTGTTGTTGGTACTGGAAATCTGTTGGGAAAGCCTGTAGACATAAATGAAGCAGAAGATCATATTTTTGGCCTGGTGCTGATGAATGATTGGAGTG CTAGAGACATTCAGGCATGGGAATATGTTCCTCTAGGACCCTTTCTTGGGAAGAGTTTTG GGACTACTATATCCCCATGGATTGTTACACTAGAAGCCTTAGAGCCTTTCAAATGTGATGCTCCAAAGCAG GACCCAGCTCCATTGCCATATCTTACCGAAAAGGAATCCAAGAACTATGACATCTCACTGGAG GTTCGAATTCGACCTGCTGGCGAAAGCGATGCACATATAGTGtcaaaaagtaattttaagcATTT ATATTGGACGCTGCCTCAACAGCTTGCACACCATACCGTCAATGGCTGCAACTTGCAGCCAGGTGATCTCTTGGGCACTGGCACCATAAGTGGACCT GAACCAGAATCTCTTGGGTGCTTGCTGGAATTAACATGGAATGGAGAAAAACCATTGGAGTTAGCAAATGGGTTACATCGTAAATTTCttgaagatggagatgaagTTGTCTTCACTGGTCAATGCGAG GGAGATGGTTACACTGTTGGGTTTGGGACATGCGCCGGAAAGATTTTACCGTCAGCTGAAGAAaaagatttgattaattaCAAATCTTAA